The Streptomyces griseiscabiei genomic sequence CCGGCATCACGGATCTCTGCGTCGCCCTCCCGGCCGTCCCCCAACAGGGCGGCCACATCCGCCACTTCACCGGCCTCCGCCTCCGTGCCCGGCACCTCGATCCACCACCCGGCGCGCCCCCGGCTGACCCGGTCGAGCGTCGCCAGGGCCGCCCGCGCACGGCACGGCTCGGTGTGTGTCGTCGTCACCGGCACCAGCCCGATCCGGCCCGTCTCCGGCGCCACCCGCGCCAGCACCGCCCACGCGTCCGGCCCCGGCCGCCCGGACGAGTCCCCCACGGTCACGAAGTCCAGCGCCCCGCGCTCCGCCAGCCGCCCCAGCTCGACGAAGGTCCCGGGTTCACACACCCCCTGCTGGTCAATGGCAGCGGCCAGGTGCAACCGCCCCCGCCCGTACGACGACCCCATCCCGACCGACCTCTCTCCTCCACTCGAACGACACGCCCCGGCGGCGCCCACCAGCACGACGGCACCGCCGGCACCGCCCGCACCTCACGCGGCCGCGCGGCACCCCAGGTCGCGCAGGAACTCCAGTACGGCCCGGGCCGTCGCGTCGTTCTGACGGAAGGCGGGCCCGCCGGTGCGGGGACGGGTGAAGGCGCCCGGGGTGCGGCTGTTGGTGTAGGGCCCGAGGGCGAACCGCCGGGGGTGCGGGCGCCCGGCCCGGTCCAGCACCCGCCCGTCCGCGGGGTCCACGGCGACCAGCCCCTCCGCCGTCTCGACGACGTCCCCCGCGTCGTACAGCTCCCGCAGCAGCCCGTCCCGGACCCGGGCCACCGTCGGCTCCGGCAACCGTGCCTCGACCAGCGCCCGCGCCTCGACCGAGACCCCGGGCACGGTGGCACCGGACGCCCGGAACACACCGTCCCCGGCGGCCACCTCCATGTCCGCCCCGACGAAGTGCACAAGGCCGGCCCGCGACAGCGCGAGCAGCTGCCGCAGCCGGGGTCCGGGCGGTCCGGAGGCGAGAAGGCTGAAGAACCCGTGCCACCAGGTCCCGACGTCACCGAGCCTGATCAACTGCCCGTAGACGGACAGCAGTCCGAAGAAGACCCCCAGGTCGGCGCTGTGCGAGGGATCGTGACGACGTCTCAGATCGTCCTCGACATGGCCGCGCAGCCCGGCCTGGAACTCCTCGTACGACCCGTACCGCACCCCCTCCAACGGCCGGTCCACCGCGGCGAGGTCCAGCCGGTCGGCCGCGTCCGGGACCGCCGACGCCACCAGCGCCGCCCGCTCCCCCGTCTCCCCCGCCGCCGCGTACTTCTCCTCGAAGTCCGCCCAGGCCATGGCGGTCCGTTCGGGGTGGGCGTGGAACAGCCGGTGGTAGTGGGCGAACCCCAGTTCCTTCTCCACCGTCGGCCACACATCCCGCCGGAAGTCCAGCCCGCCGACCCGGCCCGCCCGTTCCAGCAGTGCGTCGACCTCGGCCGGCCCGAAGAACCTCGGCAGCGGCGGCCGTTCCCCTTCCAGGTCGTAGCCGATCTTCGAGTGGTAGGGCACCCCGCGCCGCGAGCCGACGTGGAGCACCGGCTCCCGCCCGGACGGGTGGTACGTCAGTTCCCCGTCGGGGTCGTCGGGGTCCCCCTCGTACCGCCCGCCGCGCCCCTCCGTCAGCAGCACCATGAGGTCGACGAAGGCGAGCCCGAAGCCCCGCACGAGCACGGGTTCCCCGGGGGTCAGCGCGGAGAGGTCGCTGTCGGCGGTGAAGTCGGGCGGCAGATGCACAAGCCCATGGGTGCGGGCGTACTCCGCCAACCCCCGCTGTTCGTCGTCGAGTTCGGCGTCCAGATGACCGAGCGCGAGGACGACGAGGTCCGCGGGCAGGGGCCTCGGGCGCCCTTCCAGCCACACCTGCTGACGTCCTTCGCGCGGCCCGTCGATCCGCAGCGCCCGCCGCGGGTGATGGTGGACGGTGACCCCTTCGGGCAGTTCGGCGACGGCGCTGTCGTGCACCCAGCGCAGATACTCGCCCTGTGTCCGCCGGTCCGAGAAGGTCCGCCCGTCGAGGCCCGCCCACTCGTGCAGGGTGGGCCCCTCCCGTACGGGCCCCTCCATCCGCACGGACTCGTCCGTGAACATGGTGATGTCCTCGGCCTGCGAGTTCATCCACAGCAGCGGCGACTGGTCCGCCCGCCAGATACGTCCGGCGCCCGGTGCGTGCGGATCGACGAGATGGATGTCGAAGCCCGCACCCGCGTACAGCGCACCGGCGTTGGCGGCGAGCCGTTCGACGAGCCCGGTACCGCGCGGCCCGGCCCCGACGATCACCAGGGACGGCCGCGGGGAACGCGGGGCGGGAAGAGAAGAGGAGGGAGACGGCATGCGAAAGGCTCCGTGATGTCCGAGTCGAACACGGGTGCCTTCACACGGAGCGCGTCCAGGGATGTGCACGGGGATGTGCACCCGGACTTGGGCGACCGAGCCCCTCAGCAACGGTCTGTGCCGAGAGTACGGCGGTCTTTCCCCTCGCTGTCAAGGTTGTCCGAACTGTGAGCGCCACGTCTCAAGTCGGTTGACGCGCAATCGGATGCCTGTTCCACTTACGCCATGCATCCGCAGCAGTGGCTGGTCAAGCGCTCCCACATCGACCTCGGTCGAGTGTGGTCCTCCTCCTGTTGAGCTGAGCCGACCCCACCGCGCGCCCCGATTCCCGAGGGGCGCCGTTCGTGTTCTCCCTCTCGGCCTTCACACGCGCGCCCCTCCCCCTCGCGTTCCCCTGTCTCGCCCTTCTCGTCCTTCTCCCCCTCAGCAGTCGCAACCGCAGCACTCGCACGCGTCACAGCAGTCGCAGTCCCGACAGCAGCCCTCGCGCTTCTTCCGGGACCAGGGACCCTCGTACTCCTTCGCACAGCACATCTGGCAGGTGCAGCACAGCAGGGTGAACATCCCGCACCCCGCCCAGAACCCCCGACGCCGGGGCGGCTGCGGCTGCGGCCCCGGCACACCGCCGAAGCCACCGCCACCGCCGCCACCGCCACCGCCGAAGGGGTTCCCACCGCCGCCCCCGCCGAAGGGGTTCCCCCCGCCGCCGGCGTACGGATCACCGGCGCCGCCCGCGTACGGATTGCCCGGCCCGGGCACCGGCGCCTGACCGTGCTGGTGCGCCCCGCCCTGATGCGCCCCGCCGTGCTGATGGCTCGCGCACGCCGGTACCGTCCCGAACGCCCGGTCCACCGACCTGCGCAGTTCGTGCACGAGCAGCAGATGGGCCAGCGCTCCGTCCGTGAACTCGGCCTCGCGCAGGGCGAGCCGGATGCCGTGCAGGGCGTCGTCGGCGAGCCGGCGGGCCTCGGCCGTCGAGGTGCCCGTGGCGGTCAGCGGATTCCACGCGCCGGCGGCGGCGTCGGCGGCCCGGTCCTCCACCGCGTCCAGCAGATGGGCGAGCCGTCCGAAGAGGCGTCCGGCCTCGGCGAGCGGTACCGCGTTCCCCGGCCGTCCGGCCAGGACCGCGGTGTGCGCGAAGGCCGCCGCGGTCGCCGTCTCGGTCGGTTCGGTGACCGTCAGCAGCGGGGTGCCGGGACCGGCCAGCGCCTCGATGCCGATCTGCCGGTCCACGGCGTCGACCAGGACCGCCGTGTCGAACCCGATGTCCGCTCCCGTGCGCGCCCCCGCGCTCCCCCAGTTCGTCGCGACCCGGCGCGCGGCGCGCGCGACCGGCTTGCGCGCGAGCACTCCGTCCCCGTCGGCCACATGGTCACGCACCTTGGCCGAGGCGAGCACCAGCGAGACGGCGGCGGCGAGCCGCGCGCCCCCGCCCTCGGCGACGGAGGCGGTGCGCATCCCGCGCAGCGGACAGGGTCCGGCGGTGCGCCGCCCGCCCGTGCCGCGCTCGGCCTGAGCCTCCGTCAGCACCGAGACCAGCAAACCGTCATAGTTGGTGACGATCCGGGCGAACTGCCCGTGATCTCCGCGCAGCGCGAGACAGAGTCCGCACAGATGCGCCATCCACTGGGCCCGCAGCCCCTCCCCGAGCCGATGGCTACAGGGCCTCACTATTCCGAACACGACACTCCCCCGTGCCTTCCCGTGTCTCCACACACCCGTCGACGTGGCCGCATCGTAGCCGCCAAAACGTTCACCCGGACGGACCGCGACTCACCCAAACGCCGCGAACAATATTATTTCACTCCCTGTCAGCAGGTGTGTACAGCGGAGCCCTTGGGGCACATGGACTCTCGACGAATTCGTTCTGCACCAGTACCGTCACGAAACCCCCGTGCGGCGTCTATCCCCTTGGCGAGACATCCGCATCATGGACGACGATAGGGATGCGGAAAGCACGAAAGACCGCTGCGAGAGGAGGCGTCCATGGGATCGGTGCGCAAGGCGAGTGCCTGGCTTGGCCTCGTCGACGACAACGACGACGAGCGTTACTACGACGACGACTACGCCGATGAGCGGGAGTCCGGCTCCGGCGAGGCCTGGGTCACCGACCCTCGTGTCAAGGTCGCGTCCGAGTCCGCGCAGGACCACGGCCGCCGGATCGGCACGGTCACGCCGGACAGCTTCCGTGACGCCCGGCACATCGGCGAGCTCTTCCGGGACGGCGTCCCGGTCATCATGAACCTCACGAACATGGACGCCTCCGACGCCAAGCGTGTCGTGGACTTCGCGGCCGGCCTGATCTTCGGTCTGCGCGGTTCGATCGAGCGGGTCTCCAACCGGGTGTTCCTGCTGACCCCCGCCGACACGGAGATCGTCAGCGGCGAGGTCGCGAGCCGTCCGGTGGACGGTTTCTTCAACCAGAGCTGAGGCAGGGCCGCTCGTCGGCCCTGCCTCCGGCATCCGGGCGTGAGCCGAGGCTCACCGGAAGGCGTCGAGACCGGTGAGCGCCTTGCCCAGGACCAGCTGGTGCATCTCGACGGTGCCCTCGTAGGTGAGCACGGACTCCAGATTCGTCGCGTGCCGCATCACCGGGTACTCCAGGGAGATCCCGTTCGCGCCGAGAATCGTGCGGGCGGTACGGCAGATCTCGATCGCCTCCCGTACGTTGTTCAGCTTGCCGAAACTGATCTGTTCGGGACGGAGCCGTCCCGCGTCCATCCGCCGCCCCAGATGGTGGGCGAGCAGAATCCCCTTGTGCAACTCGACCGCCATGTCGGCGAGTTTGGCCTGGGTGAGCTGGAATCCACCGATCGGCCTCCCGAACTGCTCCCGTGTCTTCGCGTATTCCACGGCCGACTCGAAACACGCGCGCGCCGCGCCCATCGAGCCCCACACGATTCCGTAGCGGGCGTGCGAGAGACAACTCAAGGGCCCTTTCAGCCCCTTGACCTCCGGCAGTACGGCGTCCCCGGGCAACCGCACGTCGTCCAGGACGAGTTCACTGGTGACGGAGGCGCGCAGGGACCACTTGTGCTTGATCTCCGGCGCGGAGAACCCGGGGGTGTCCGTGGGGACGACGAATCCCCGGATGCCGTCGTCGGTCCGCGCCCAGACGACGGCGACCCCGGCGACGGAGCCGTTGGTGATCCACATCTTCCGTCCGGTGAGCACCCAGTCGCCGCCGTCCCGCTTGGCGTAGGTACGCATCGACGCGGGGTCGGACCCGTGGTCGGGCTCGGTGAGACCGAAGCAGCCGATGACCTCGCCGGAGGCCATGCGCGGCAGCCAGGTCCGCTTCTGCTCCTCGCCGCCGAACCGGTGGATGGCGTACATCGCGAGGGAGCCCTGCACGGACACGAGCGAGCGGATGCCCGAGTCGGCGGCCTCCAGCTCCAGACAGGCGAGCCCGTACTGCACCGCGCTCGCCCCCGCGCAGCCGTACCCCCGGAGCGACATCCCGAGGGCCCCGATGGACCCCAACTCCCGTGCCAGCTCACGGATCCCGGGCAGTTCGCCCTGTTCGTACCACTCGGCGACATACGGCAGCACCCGGTCCGCGGCCCATCTGCGCACGGTCTCCCGTACGGCGAGATCCTCGGGGTCGAGCAGCTCGTCGAGGCCGAGCGGATCAGCGGGGTCGAAGCTCATGGGTGCACCTCCGGCTCACAAAACTAGCGACGCTAACCACCGTACCCACTCGTCGCCGCCCCCGGTTCAGCGCACCGACTCCGCCCGCACCGGCGCCGCCGCCTTGGCCTCCCGCGGCCCCGGCAGTTCCGCGGACGCGGCCCCGCACTCCATCCCCCGGGGCAGCCGCAACGCCATCACCGCGCCGAGCACCAGCAGCGCCGCGCTCACCAGCAGCGTGATGTGCAGCCCGTGCACGAACGAGTCCCGGGCGGCGTGCCGCA encodes the following:
- a CDS encoding acyl-CoA dehydrogenase family protein yields the protein MSFDPADPLGLDELLDPEDLAVRETVRRWAADRVLPYVAEWYEQGELPGIRELARELGSIGALGMSLRGYGCAGASAVQYGLACLELEAADSGIRSLVSVQGSLAMYAIHRFGGEEQKRTWLPRMASGEVIGCFGLTEPDHGSDPASMRTYAKRDGGDWVLTGRKMWITNGSVAGVAVVWARTDDGIRGFVVPTDTPGFSAPEIKHKWSLRASVTSELVLDDVRLPGDAVLPEVKGLKGPLSCLSHARYGIVWGSMGAARACFESAVEYAKTREQFGRPIGGFQLTQAKLADMAVELHKGILLAHHLGRRMDAGRLRPEQISFGKLNNVREAIEICRTARTILGANGISLEYPVMRHATNLESVLTYEGTVEMHQLVLGKALTGLDAFR
- a CDS encoding FAD/NAD(P)-binding protein, with protein sequence MPSPSSSLPAPRSPRPSLVIVGAGPRGTGLVERLAANAGALYAGAGFDIHLVDPHAPGAGRIWRADQSPLLWMNSQAEDITMFTDESVRMEGPVREGPTLHEWAGLDGRTFSDRRTQGEYLRWVHDSAVAELPEGVTVHHHPRRALRIDGPREGRQQVWLEGRPRPLPADLVVLALGHLDAELDDEQRGLAEYARTHGLVHLPPDFTADSDLSALTPGEPVLVRGFGLAFVDLMVLLTEGRGGRYEGDPDDPDGELTYHPSGREPVLHVGSRRGVPYHSKIGYDLEGERPPLPRFFGPAEVDALLERAGRVGGLDFRRDVWPTVEKELGFAHYHRLFHAHPERTAMAWADFEEKYAAAGETGERAALVASAVPDAADRLDLAAVDRPLEGVRYGSYEEFQAGLRGHVEDDLRRRHDPSHSADLGVFFGLLSVYGQLIRLGDVGTWWHGFFSLLASGPPGPRLRQLLALSRAGLVHFVGADMEVAAGDGVFRASGATVPGVSVEARALVEARLPEPTVARVRDGLLRELYDAGDVVETAEGLVAVDPADGRVLDRAGRPHPRRFALGPYTNSRTPGAFTRPRTGGPAFRQNDATARAVLEFLRDLGCRAAA
- a CDS encoding cell division protein SepF, translated to MGSVRKASAWLGLVDDNDDERYYDDDYADERESGSGEAWVTDPRVKVASESAQDHGRRIGTVTPDSFRDARHIGELFRDGVPVIMNLTNMDASDAKRVVDFAAGLIFGLRGSIERVSNRVFLLTPADTEIVSGEVASRPVDGFFNQS
- a CDS encoding DUF5685 family protein, encoding MFGIVRPCSHRLGEGLRAQWMAHLCGLCLALRGDHGQFARIVTNYDGLLVSVLTEAQAERGTGGRRTAGPCPLRGMRTASVAEGGGARLAAAVSLVLASAKVRDHVADGDGVLARKPVARAARRVATNWGSAGARTGADIGFDTAVLVDAVDRQIGIEALAGPGTPLLTVTEPTETATAAAFAHTAVLAGRPGNAVPLAEAGRLFGRLAHLLDAVEDRAADAAAGAWNPLTATGTSTAEARRLADDALHGIRLALREAEFTDGALAHLLLVHELRRSVDRAFGTVPACASHQHGGAHQGGAHQHGQAPVPGPGNPYAGGAGDPYAGGGGNPFGGGGGGNPFGGGGGGGGGGFGGVPGPQPQPPRRRGFWAGCGMFTLLCCTCQMCCAKEYEGPWSRKKREGCCRDCDCCDACECCGCDC